AAGCGCTCTGATCTGAGCTACGCTTGATCTGAAGGCCCCGGACTCCACTCCGGGGCCTTCTTTCATGCCCGTCCGTGCCCGTTCGGTCGGCTGCTCGACGGCGGGCAGCGCCCCGGCTCAGCTCCGCGGCGCCACGGCATTCAGGAGGCGATCGAGCGCCGCGTGCGCATCCGTTCGCGCGTCGTCGTCGTCCGGGCGGGCGACGAGCCAGAGGGCCAGTTCGTTCATCGCCCCGGACAGCGCCGCGGTGAGCGGGCCCAGGAGGGCGGGGGAGACGCCGGCCTCGCGCAGGCCGGTGCGCAGCTCCTGCTCCGGTCCCTCTCCGTCGAGTCGGCGCCACTCCTCCCACCCCAGAACGGCAGGACCGTCGATGAGCAGCACGCGCGACGCCGCTCCCCGGGTGATGGCGTCGAGGAACGCGTGGCTGCCGTCGCGGAGCGCGGTGTCCGGGGTGCTGTCGGCGGTGGCTGTGACGATCGCATCGGCGACGATCCGCTGCTGCTCCGCGGCGACGGCGGCGAACAGCAGCGGCTTCGACGTGTAGTGGTGATAGACGGCTCCACGGGTCACCGCAGATGCGCGGGCGATCTCGTCGACGGACGCTGCCCCGTATCCCTGCGCGGCGAAGTGGGACGCGGCGGTCTCGAGAATGCGTCGTGCAGTCTCGGCGGCGTCGGCCGCGGATGCTCGGGCCATGGTCTTCCTTTACATGCAGGTTGTATGTATCCTAGTCCCGCCAGATACAAACACAGTGTACGTAAGAGGGGCAGTCATGCAGATCACGAGCTTCTATCCGGTGCTGATGGTGGACGATGTCGCCACCGCCGCGCGCTTCTATCGCGAGGAGCTCGGCTTCGAGGTGGTGTTCGAGGCCGACTGGTACGTGAGCCTGCGCATCGACGGTGGTGAGCTTGCGATCCTCGACCGGGCGCACGAGACGATTCCGGAGGGCTTCCGCGAGCCCGTGCGCGGTCTGCTGCTGAACGTCGAGGTGCCGGATGCGGCTTCCGAGCATGCGCGACTGGTGGGGGAGCAGGGTCTTCCTGAGCGACTGCCCCTTCGAGACGAGGACTTCGGGCAGCGGCACTTCATCGTCGAGGCGCCCGGCGGCGTGTTGATCGACGTGATCGAGCCGATCGAGCCGTCGCCGGAGTTCGCGGC
This DNA window, taken from Microbacterium maritypicum, encodes the following:
- a CDS encoding VOC family protein encodes the protein MQITSFYPVLMVDDVATAARFYREELGFEVVFEADWYVSLRIDGGELAILDRAHETIPEGFREPVRGLLLNVEVPDAASEHARLVGEQGLPERLPLRDEDFGQRHFIVEAPGGVLIDVIEPIEPSPEFAAAYA
- a CDS encoding TetR/AcrR family transcriptional regulator codes for the protein MARASAADAAETARRILETAASHFAAQGYGAASVDEIARASAVTRGAVYHHYTSKPLLFAAVAAEQQRIVADAIVTATADSTPDTALRDGSHAFLDAITRGAASRVLLIDGPAVLGWEEWRRLDGEGPEQELRTGLREAGVSPALLGPLTAALSGAMNELALWLVARPDDDDARTDAHAALDRLLNAVAPRS